In Mobula hypostoma chromosome 12, sMobHyp1.1, whole genome shotgun sequence, one DNA window encodes the following:
- the LOC134354747 gene encoding NADH-cytochrome b5 reductase-like isoform X2, with the protein MAENYDEWLSLQPREPLPTQCCGSGCNPCVFDIYEKELMQWKQARTKGVQHFLSKDNESNQNDLQLIAAENWSAFQIVYVEQQAADTYLYRFQLPSGCCLGLTVGQHIVAKGIINGLEVQRAYTPVSPVNAEGYFEVLIKIYKDGLMSQHVKTWKETDTVCWRGPFGGFPYKPNQYEQLLLFVSGTGIAPMVPLLQYIVADEDDETFVTLVGCFRTFQDIYMKPQLQELAAYWNVKTLFVLSQEHDMKHLLRSYQEKTYLGRINGDLVKNFVNSCRRKPFILICGSITFSKDILNYLSKLGLSEDLYFVF; encoded by the exons ATGGCTGAAAATTATGATGAATGGCTTTCTCTTCAACCACGTGAACCTCTGCCTACTCAGTGTTGTGGTAGTGGTTGTAATCCCTGTGTATTTGATATTTATGAGAAGGAACTCATGCAATGGAAGCAGGCAAGAACTAAAGGAGTTCAACATTTTCTGAGTAAGGATAATGAG TCAAACCAGAATGATTTGCAGTTAATTGCAGCTGAGAACTGGAGCGCTTTTCAGATAGTATATGTGGAGCAGCAGGCAGCCGATACTTATTTATATAGATTCCAGCTTCCCAGTGGCTGCTGTCTTGGATTGACTGTGGGGCAGCACATTGTGGCAAA GGGCATTATCAATGGTCTGGAGGTCCAAAGAGCATATACTCCAGTGAGTCCTGTGAATGCAGAAGGTTATTTTGAAGTTCTGATAAAG ATCTATAAAGATGGATTAATGTCTCAACATGTAAAGACCTGGAAGGAGACAGATACTGTTTGCTGGAGGGGCCCTTTTGGAGGGTTTCCATACAAACCGAATCAA TATGAGCAGCTTCTGCTATTTGTCTCAGGAACTGGTATTGCTCCAATGGTACCTCTGCTCCAGTATATTGTGGCAGATGAGGACGATGAAACTTTTGTTACCCTGGTTGGCTGTTTCAGGACCTTTCAGGATATCTACATGAAACCTCAACTCCAGGAACTAGCCGCTTACTGGAATGTGAAAACCTTGTTTGTTCTGAGCCAG GAGCACGATATGAAACATCTTCTGAGGAGTTACCAGGAAAAAACTTACCTTGGACGTATAAATGGTGATTTGGTGAAGAATTTTGTAAACTCGTGCAGAAGGAAACCATTCATTTTGATTTGTGGATCCATCACATTCAGTAAAGATATCCTTAACTATCTCAGCAAGTTAGGCCTATCAGAAGATTTGTACTTTGTGTTTTAG
- the LOC134354747 gene encoding NADH-cytochrome b5 reductase-like isoform X1 encodes MKLYFILQVMAENYDEWLSLQPREPLPTQCCGSGCNPCVFDIYEKELMQWKQARTKGVQHFLSKDNESNQNDLQLIAAENWSAFQIVYVEQQAADTYLYRFQLPSGCCLGLTVGQHIVAKGIINGLEVQRAYTPVSPVNAEGYFEVLIKIYKDGLMSQHVKTWKETDTVCWRGPFGGFPYKPNQYEQLLLFVSGTGIAPMVPLLQYIVADEDDETFVTLVGCFRTFQDIYMKPQLQELAAYWNVKTLFVLSQEHDMKHLLRSYQEKTYLGRINGDLVKNFVNSCRRKPFILICGSITFSKDILNYLSKLGLSEDLYFVF; translated from the exons AtgaaattgtattttattttacagGTGATGGCTGAAAATTATGATGAATGGCTTTCTCTTCAACCACGTGAACCTCTGCCTACTCAGTGTTGTGGTAGTGGTTGTAATCCCTGTGTATTTGATATTTATGAGAAGGAACTCATGCAATGGAAGCAGGCAAGAACTAAAGGAGTTCAACATTTTCTGAGTAAGGATAATGAG TCAAACCAGAATGATTTGCAGTTAATTGCAGCTGAGAACTGGAGCGCTTTTCAGATAGTATATGTGGAGCAGCAGGCAGCCGATACTTATTTATATAGATTCCAGCTTCCCAGTGGCTGCTGTCTTGGATTGACTGTGGGGCAGCACATTGTGGCAAA GGGCATTATCAATGGTCTGGAGGTCCAAAGAGCATATACTCCAGTGAGTCCTGTGAATGCAGAAGGTTATTTTGAAGTTCTGATAAAG ATCTATAAAGATGGATTAATGTCTCAACATGTAAAGACCTGGAAGGAGACAGATACTGTTTGCTGGAGGGGCCCTTTTGGAGGGTTTCCATACAAACCGAATCAA TATGAGCAGCTTCTGCTATTTGTCTCAGGAACTGGTATTGCTCCAATGGTACCTCTGCTCCAGTATATTGTGGCAGATGAGGACGATGAAACTTTTGTTACCCTGGTTGGCTGTTTCAGGACCTTTCAGGATATCTACATGAAACCTCAACTCCAGGAACTAGCCGCTTACTGGAATGTGAAAACCTTGTTTGTTCTGAGCCAG GAGCACGATATGAAACATCTTCTGAGGAGTTACCAGGAAAAAACTTACCTTGGACGTATAAATGGTGATTTGGTGAAGAATTTTGTAAACTCGTGCAGAAGGAAACCATTCATTTTGATTTGTGGATCCATCACATTCAGTAAAGATATCCTTAACTATCTCAGCAAGTTAGGCCTATCAGAAGATTTGTACTTTGTGTTTTAG